Within Paeniglutamicibacter psychrophenolicus, the genomic segment GCTCCGCCGTCCCCGGACATCACCAACGTCAAGCAGCTTGCAACGGGTCTTGGGGGACCGTTGAAGGTTGCCTTCGGGCCACACGGCAACGTCCTGGTGGCCGAGGCAATGACCGGAATGGTCTCCTCCATTTCGCCTTCCGGCAACAAGACCGTGCTGGTCTCGGCGCCGGGACATGAAATCGCCGGTGTTTCCTACGGCAACAACACCACCTATTACTTCCAGAACGCGGGTTCCGAGGGCGGGGAGCCGCCTGCTCCGGGGCTCACCCCGGCGGTGCTGAAGACCATCGACCACAACGGCAAGGTCCGCACCATTACCGACATGGCGGAGTACGAAAGGACGCACAACTCCGACGGCAATACCGTCTACGGGGTTCGCGACGCCTCGGCCAGCTGCCTGGCCCAGGCACCGGACCTGCAGTCCATGGGCGAGGAATTCTCCCACCCGTACTCCAGCGTGCCGGCCCGCAACGGCCTGTACGTCGGTGATGCGGGCGCCAACGCGATCCTGCACGTGAACAACCAAGGCAAGGTCTCCCTGGTCAAGGCACTTCCCGCCGAGCCCATCACGATCACCGCGGCGGTCCAGGCGATCGCCGCCGAGATGGGCATGACGGTTCCCGATTGCATGCTCGGGCACACCTACTGGGCCCAGCCTGTTCCCACCGACATCACCATCAAGGGCAACTGGCTGTACTACACGGTCCTGCCGGGGGTACCGGGTGAATCCCTGTCCGTGGGCAAGGTCTACAAGATGAACCTGCTGACCAAGAAGACCCAGGTCGTTGCCACCGGGCTCAATGCCCCCACCGGCGTCGCACTGGACCACATGGGCAACGTCTACGTGGCCGAGCTCTTCGGCGGCGGCGTCGCCAAGATCGTCAACGGCCACGCCACGACGGTCCTGCCCGCGGGCCTGGCAGCAGACATCGCGATCCAGAACAACAAGATGATCGTCAGCACCATGGTCCTGACACCCTCCGGATCGGTGGTGACCGCCACCATCAAGTAGCACCACGGCCGCAGCCTTGCTCGCCGAACGCAGAAACCCCGCAACAGGCCCCTGGTTTTCCAGGATCCCGTTGCGGGGTTTCTTGCTGCCCGGGGAACCGGGCGCAAGGGCAACGACTAGGCGTCGTCCTCTTCTTCTTCGTCACGCTTGTACGGGTCGGCGTCGCCGGCGAAGGTCTTGCCTTCGGCCAGCGCGGCAACCTCGGCGTCCTTGGCCTTGGCAACCCGAAGCAGCGCCTCGAGGTTCGAGGCGTTGACCGGGATTTCGTCTGCGACGAATTCCAGGGTCGGGGTCAGGCGAACTGTCACGTTCTTGCCGACCTCCTTGCGCAGGACGCCCTTGGACTTCGCCAGGGCGGCTGCTGCATCGGCCTTGGCTTCGTCGTCGCCAAAGACCGTGTAGTAGATGGTGGCGTGCTGCAGGTCGTTGGTCACCCGTGCGTCGGTGACCGTGATGGCCTCCACGCGGGGATCCTTCACGGCCTTGCCCAGTGCCTGGGCTACAACCACCTTGATGCGTTGGGCTAGCTTTGCGGCGCGAGCCGAATCAGCCATGATCACTCCTTCTGTTGACACGTTTGCGGAACTACGAGGTAATGCGGTTGACGGCAAGGGCCGCAGCCTTTTGGGCTGCGGCCCCCACCGTCAGGGTCTATGCCTTTTAGGGCTTAGACGCGGGGCTTTTCACGCATCTCGTAGGTTTCGATCGTGTCGCCGTCCTTGACGTCGTTGAACGAGCCCAGGCCGATACCACACTCGAAGCCCTCGCGGACCTCCGTGGCGTCGTCCTTGAACCGCTTGAGCGAGTCCACCGTCAGGCCCTCGCCGATGACCTTGCCATCGCGCAGGACGCGTGCCTTGGTGTTTCGGCGGATGGTGCCCGAGCGAACGATCGAGCCGGCAATGTTGCCGAACTTCGATGAACGGAAGACCTCGCGGACCTCCGCGGTGCCCAGCTGGGCTTCCTCGTACTCCGGCTTGAGCATGCCCTTGAGAGCCAGCTCGATGTCATCGATTGCACCGTAGATGACCGAGTAGAAGCGCATGTCGACGCCTTCCTTGTCGGCCATTTCGGCAACGCGCTCAGCAGGCTTGACGTTGAAGCCAATGATGATCGCGTTGTCAACGGTTGCAAGGTTGACGTCGTTCTGGGTGATTGCGCCCACGCCGCGGTGGATGACGCGCAGCTGCACGCCTTCTCCCACGTCGATCTTGAGCAGCGAATCTTCCAGGGCTTCCACGGCACCGGAAACGTCACCCTTGAGGATGAGGTTGAGGGTGTCGATCTTGCCGTCGGCAACGGCCTGGTCGAAGTCTTCCAGGGTGATGCGCTTGCGACGCTTGGCCAGGGCCGCGTTGCGGTCCGCGGCTTCGCGCTTCTCGGCGATCTGGCGAGCGGTGCGCTCGTCGTCGGTCACCAGGAAGGTGTCGCCTGCACGCGGCACCGAGGACAGGCCAAGGACCTGGACCGGGCGCGACGGGAGTGCAACGTCGAGGTTCTCGCCGTTCTCGTCGAACATGGCACGCACACGACCGTGTGCGGTACCGGCAACGATGGTGTCGCCGACGGCCAGGGTACCGGACTGGACCAGCACGGTTGCCACGGCGCCGCGACCCTTGTCGAGGTTCGCTTCGATGGCAATGCCTCGGGCGTCCTTGTCCGGGTTGGCACGCATGTCCAACGCGGCATCGGCGGTCAACAGCACTGCGTCAAGCAGCTCGTCGATACCGAGCTTCCGCAGTGCAGAGACCTCGATGAACATGGTGTCGCCACCGTATTCCTCCGGAACCAGGCCGTATTCGGCCAGCTGGCCCTTGACCTTGTCAGGGTTCGCGGCTTCCTTGTCGATCTTGTTCACTGCCACGACAACCGGAACACCGGCGGCCTTGGCGTGGTTGAGCGCCTCAACGGTCTGCGGCATGACGCCGTCATCCGCTGCAACAACCAACACGGCGATGTCGGTGACCTTGGCACCACGTGCACGCATGGCGGTGAACGCCTCGTGGCCCGGGGTGTCAATGAAGGTGATCGCACGATCGATTTCCTCGTGCATGTGGTGGATCTGGTACGCACCGATGTGCTGGGTGATGCCGCCGGCTTCGCCCTCGATGACGTTCGACTTGCGGATCGCGTCGAGCAAGCGGGTCTTACCATGGTCAACGTGACCCATGATGGTGACCACCGGCGGACGTGCCTC encodes:
- a CDS encoding ScyD/ScyE family protein, whose amino-acid sequence is MKFRVFAAVVAASAMTVTLSVAPAQSATAPPSPDITNVKQLATGLGGPLKVAFGPHGNVLVAEAMTGMVSSISPSGNKTVLVSAPGHEIAGVSYGNNTTYYFQNAGSEGGEPPAPGLTPAVLKTIDHNGKVRTITDMAEYERTHNSDGNTVYGVRDASASCLAQAPDLQSMGEEFSHPYSSVPARNGLYVGDAGANAILHVNNQGKVSLVKALPAEPITITAAVQAIAAEMGMTVPDCMLGHTYWAQPVPTDITIKGNWLYYTVLPGVPGESLSVGKVYKMNLLTKKTQVVATGLNAPTGVALDHMGNVYVAELFGGGVAKIVNGHATTVLPAGLAADIAIQNNKMIVSTMVLTPSGSVVTATIK
- the rbfA gene encoding 30S ribosome-binding factor RbfA encodes the protein MADSARAAKLAQRIKVVVAQALGKAVKDPRVEAITVTDARVTNDLQHATIYYTVFGDDEAKADAAAALAKSKGVLRKEVGKNVTVRLTPTLEFVADEIPVNASNLEALLRVAKAKDAEVAALAEGKTFAGDADPYKRDEEEEDDA
- the infB gene encoding translation initiation factor IF-2; amino-acid sequence: MAKVRVHELAKELGITSKDAVAKLQEMGEFVRSASSTIEAPVVRKLRTAFPNAAPAAPKAAPAAPVTPGAAAPKPAGTVPAPAPAAAPAATEAPAAPAAPAPAAEAAAPSASAAPRPGAKPGAPRPGNNPFSSQQGMRPAGENARPERTERSDRPASAPRPGAKPGGPRPGNNPFASQQGMRSGGPGAGGPRPGGPRPGGPRPPAGAGGPRPAAGAGGPRPAAGAGGPRPAGAGGPRPAGAGPRTPGGARATPGMMPNRTERPAPAGARPGGPGRGGPARPGGAPGAGGAPGAAGGGGGYKGGGGPNRGRGGTQGAFGKGGAGRGKQRKSKRAKRQELEQMSAPSLGGVSVPRGNGTTEVRLRRGSSITDFADKINANPAALVTVLFHLGEMATATQSLDEATFDVLGAELGYVVTVVSPEDEERELLASFSIDFDAELEAETDEMLEARPPVVTIMGHVDHGKTRLLDAIRKSNVIEGEAGGITQHIGAYQIHHMHEEIDRAITFIDTPGHEAFTAMRARGAKVTDIAVLVVAADDGVMPQTVEALNHAKAAGVPVVVAVNKIDKEAANPDKVKGQLAEYGLVPEEYGGDTMFIEVSALRKLGIDELLDAVLLTADAALDMRANPDKDARGIAIEANLDKGRGAVATVLVQSGTLAVGDTIVAGTAHGRVRAMFDENGENLDVALPSRPVQVLGLSSVPRAGDTFLVTDDERTARQIAEKREAADRNAALAKRRKRITLEDFDQAVADGKIDTLNLILKGDVSGAVEALEDSLLKIDVGEGVQLRVIHRGVGAITQNDVNLATVDNAIIIGFNVKPAERVAEMADKEGVDMRFYSVIYGAIDDIELALKGMLKPEYEEAQLGTAEVREVFRSSKFGNIAGSIVRSGTIRRNTKARVLRDGKVIGEGLTVDSLKRFKDDATEVREGFECGIGLGSFNDVKDGDTIETYEMREKPRV